The following is a genomic window from Rutidosis leptorrhynchoides isolate AG116_Rl617_1_P2 chromosome 8, CSIRO_AGI_Rlap_v1, whole genome shotgun sequence.
caaatatattaaaaaaaaattacgtaTGTAGtacattaatttttatatatatattattatatataaattaatttataaatataaatatatagaatatataatttCCAGGAATTTCCAAATTATAAAAGAACTACATTCTCAACCATAGCTGGTAATCTGAGCCTTTATCAACAAACTTTTGCCAACTCCCATCCAAATCTATTTCTTTTGAAGGGTTCCAATCAAAGTGCCCAAGCTTCATCACTAATGTATCTCCAATCTGAGCCACATAACCGTCGTTATTCGCGTGATAAATCTTCACAGGACTTCGACAATGGATCCCTGCTCGCTTTCTAGCGTCTATTAGTTCCGTTATCACATCATGCAGCCCGAAATCATAGAAATGGTCATAAAATACCACAGGCTGCAAAATAAATCCATAAAATAGTTAATTTAAACCTTATCTCAAATCTAAAACCAAATCTAAAAGTGGCAGATGAACTTACCGTTCCAGGATGTGTTAAGATGTATGCGTATCCTTGCATAAGCTTATCTCGTGGAAACGGCCAATGACCCTGTAACAAGATATCCATAATATACTCCGTATTGTATATTTCATATTTCATGCATTTTATTAGGCGGTAATAAATCCATAATGAAAACCCAATGAGGTCTCAAATTTGTTTTCAAATCTAATTATATTTGAAGGGTACTATTATTTACTTCCAAAAAAccataaattttaataatatatagggTCTGATAATAAATCCACTTATCTTTTTGATAAATGTAAGTATACTATGCATTAATGACTTGTACTGCATAATAAAAGTGGATTTATTAAAAAGTTAAGTGGATTTATCATCACCCATAGTTGGATATAGTGGAGTCTTGTGTATAATTTAAAGAGTATATTGTATAAAAAGTTTCTTAGTGGGGTCATTGGACCCCACACCCCCACGATTAGAATCGCCCCTGTTATTaggccaaatggcatgcgtttgtaaggaaaagtaccataagggcacgtgaatgtggttttctcttgatcctcgggtgctattggaatttgaaaatatccggaaaaaccatcaagaaaacaatagtaactgtttccggctaatcttttcaacatttaatcaatgaaaggtaagggaaagtgatcttttctggtggcgtcatttaattttctataatcaatacaaactcgccatcctgttacagtccttgtaggaataagctcatttttttcatttgtgatgacagtcatgccaccattcttaggtacgcattgaactgagcttacccatggactatcagagattggataaattaaacctgcatcgagcagtttaataatttctttcttaacaacatcttgcatattaggatttagtcttcgttggtgttgcacataggttttatgaccttcttccataaggattttatgtgtgcaatacgaaggacttatgcctttaatgtcatgaatcttccatgcaatagctggtttatgagcttttagcacagaaatgagtcgagatttttcattttccgtaagagaagacgatattattacaggtaattcagattcaccatgtaaataagcgtattccaaatggtttgaaagtggctttaactctaatatcggtggttcttctatcgatgatttgtatcgatatctatcttcctcttttagcatttgaagttcttctattgttggttcatattcattagccataagtgtagctaacatttcagcttcatcaattggttcagtcccttctcctaaagaatattctcctgttccttgtaattctggaaattcttctaacaattctgcatgtgaatctatagtttgaatataataacacgtatcatctgcagattgtggttgttgcatggctctatcaacagaaaaggtaacactctcgtcctttatacttagggtcagtttcttaccaaacacgtctattattactttagccgtgtttaagaatggtcttcctaatataagaggaactcaagaatcttcttccatatccagaataacaaaatctactggaaatactaaagtaccaactttaactagcatgttctccattatccctctaggatattttactgatcgatcggctagttgtatgcttattcgtgttggtttcaattctacaaggtctagtttagcatataatgaatacatcattaaatttatactagcacctacgtctgcaaatgcttctattgaactaagactactcagaaaacatggaattgtgaaacttcctggatcagagagtttttctggtagtttattcaacagcactgcagaacaattagcattcattgtgacagccgaaagttctttcattttctttctatttgtgattagatcttttagaaatttagcatatctaggcattcctgaaatcacatcaatgaaaggaagatcgacatttatttgtttaaacatatacaagaatttggattgctcggcttcaagtctttcttttctcattttactcgggtaaggaagtggtggttggtatggtttaacataaggtttagccttaactgtgctatcctcattaaccttttcaactacaggttctttttccttatcttgttcaggctgtggtgcctgtgtagtaggaatagagtcatcagaaattacaggtatttcaggtggtttaagtgtaataccatttctcgtggtaatggctttagctgtttcattccgggagttaccatttgtattgctaggtagacttcccagttttctttcacctatcaaccttgctaggttgcttacttcttgttccagattttggatagaagcttgttgatttctaaatgcttgagcattttgttcattagtttgtttctgagatgtgaaaaactacgtttgagattcaactagcttcaacatcatgtcttctaaatttggctttttatcatcggtttgtggtggtttattttgaaaaataagtctttgctgattgtaagtattattagatgcttgttgattgctaggaccttgttggttgttgtatggaacatttcagttataattctaattttgattgtagtttggtcttggcggttgataattactttgataattttttccagacctttggttcatatatgaaacattctctcgttgtttcaTTGTtttttcaatactgagacaatctttttgtcaaatgtggtcctccacactgctcacaactaattcgtatagcgtgaatatctttagtcatcttttccattcgtctctcaaaagcatctaactttgcgaaaatggaatcaaagtcatggctagaatcggctctagccgctttaaatgatctaacgatgtctttttcttggtgccactcatgtgagtgggaagcggtgttatcaataattttgtaagcttcagttgcggttttcttcataatggaaccaccaactgctatattgatgtcttttcgtgtagtaatgtcgcatccttgatagaatatttgtactatttgataagtgtctaaaccatgctgaggacatcctctcaacaactttccaaatcttgtccacgcttcatatagagtttcgtttggcttttgtgtgaacgtaaaaatttctccttgaagtctcacagctttagataccgaaaagaattgtttaagaaatttttcaactaagacatctcatgtatcaatctccccttcaggtaacgattctaaccaatctttggcttctccctttaaagtctaaggaaataacatgagatagatctgttcatcctcaacttctctgattttgaatagagtacagatcctattaaaggtacgaagatgttcgtttggatcttccttcagcgcaccactaaattggcattgattagttaccatgtgtaggatttgtcatttgatttcataatctgacgcattaatgtctggttgagtaattgcatgaccttggccagtgcgtttagcccttattcggtcttccatacttagaggttccagatttttcataattgaatttgttgaatctgaatcactagaggattctgatttaatggtttcttcctcgacaatctctggatgagtgatttgtggttcaggaggaatgattagttgttcaggatctctgaattgtccctgaatatcctccggattctcaattgtgaggtcgggttcaaaaaatggattatcgaaaatttgaattggagtacttggtcgactagatgacgattctaaagaaaaatcagcggcgacaatattggctagatgtcttgatcgagttacaggtggtgaacatatgaaaggtggtgaacgttttgctcggtgcattcactgaatatcctattagttataaaagataaaaattatataagctatcaaattaatagacttttctgattttgcccacgtttcgaatagccaatagatgcagcaggtagccaggacctttaaatcggaagcccacaacttgctactaacaaattcaactattactacgaaccagaaaattttggatgtctatcaatttaaccgcttaaaataatttttcgtcgaaatttttaaagaaattaaagaaaattctatgtcctaaaattagagcgtagaaatgagaaagaagaagagtgcgtcgaaaaacattgaaaaaaataaaaggttgaaaaataataataagaaagtaaagcgtcgaaacttaaaagtctaaaaactaaatattaaaaatttcatctaaaggaattaaaacttaaaagaaattctatattcaaaacggcaataacttaaaaggcactaaaattttaaaacagtgtcgcaaaattctaaagcacctaaatcttagtctatagaaaaagcacttaagggattttacggcaaagcctaaaaatctagaaatataaaatactacggcaaaaactaagtttaaaactaattacgaacgataaatatacaaattacgattaaacgaaataaaaagatacaaaatataaaaataaaacttaaagttataaaaatacaatttttataaaaatattttttttattaatgtataaaagtattaattttataaatttataaaactaattaacactttaaaacttaaaatataactttaattaaactataattaattaatattaaatacaaaccctaattaggttaattaataataataataataataattaaattaaaccataaacccgtaattaatgatgtACCAGATTGCAGCTGTCAGACAGCTTCGCGAGTGCAGATCCTAGCTGCCCAAAAGTTCCGCGAGTGCAGAGGATGCAGGTTCAAATGAGCTGCAGGCTcagcattttttttatttttatttttttttactttgatttacttttctgattttaaattttataaaatataacttaaataaaacttatcttttaacaattacttattagtttttgtaactaaaaataaaaactttttaattttacacaattaaaaatatagatatataaatatatatatttttatgtttttatatttttgtttttttaaaaactaataacttatataaatatatttttacaaaaataacttaaaaactaattttttataacGTTTCGTTTCGGCgttgagtgttccccggcagcggcgccaaaaatacttgatgttatgcgaggtgtatacgaaatagttatatttttattgcgaaatactattaaatacgatacaattttacacaagttatttatttatttattgaatggatatacctaaaccttgctacaacactatagacagtgtacctaatcgtagagtagtgtagtttttagtaagtccggttcgttccacagggatacaactaaatttaacgctatatttattttaaactatatttgtataaatatatatatataagtaatattattattattataaaagggggtttttaccgtttaatgaccggtttgtcgatttaaaaacttaaatcacaattaaaacctaatgtaaaatattaaatataaaaatgacttaatttaaagcgtaaagtaaatgacgataaaagtgcgataaataaaagtgcgataaataaaatgacgataattaaaagtacgatgagatataaaataaagaaattatgcttatttaaacttccgtaatcatgatgttcgacgtgttgatttttgtttattaccatgggttaattgtcctttatcctggattattcgatatgtccatctggttttgtccataatagtccatcagtcataattataaagtgagagagtcttcgtcaaattaaccttatacccgaagtcaaatattccaactaattggggattcgaactgtaacaaggtcttaatactttgtttaatgaatacaccaggttatcgactgcgtgtaatccaaggttttaatactttgttaacaattacaccaattacccttgaatgtaatccacccctgttttaatgagtccagtgactattaatctatcctcatgtccggtcaaatgaacaataattcgtatttataaatatcccacccatcgtaccagattaagtgtatgtggttatatatagatacgtcaaattctaacctttatattaaattaacgaggtatcgtttagttaatataaagcccattaatagcccatagtctaatttccacaagtgtcgatcttttgtccaaaccccaattatggtacaaagcccaataacccggtctttaatatttagcccaaaatcacgattactttgatttaaataagcataataataacttagctacgagacattaacttaaaaaggttgaacataacttacaatgattattaatagcgtagcgttacacggacagaatttcgacttacaaacttaaaacattcgccaacataaccttattattattaaactttaaattaaaattataattaaaattatatatatatatatatatatatatatatatatatatatatatatatatatatatatatatattacgtagatagaaagaacGAAAAGGGATGaatgaaatcgatcagaatgcgcggtcttttataggcccactttgaactgttgtgctccgcgactgcggagtttttgtgcttcacagctccgctaGTGCAGAGatatggattccagctcaccatagtgatttaaacatgggctgcttataaatataatatataataatatatataattaattatatattatattatattcttgcgcatagttgacttgtaatttttggtccgttgcgtcgcacgttgatagttggttcatgtcttggtttcggattttcgaacgtccttgcgtactatttaatatcttgtactttgcgtttcacggcttgtacccttgtaatttctatatttttctcatcaatagtttgaaccacttggattgtactttgtactttttagctttttggtcatttgcatcttcaaatcgtcgaatctgttttttgtcttcaccttttattatttaaatgaatatcactcgtaaatagaacaattgcaactaaaagcttgtctttcttgaaggataatgctatgaaatatgtgttcatttttagcattatcagaaatcatagaattttcgcttccctactgtcagagtgcgtatttcagcagtaagtctaggttttggttggggttcagtagatgacatttctgtagtattggtaagacatggttgactaggtgtGATAGTATCAGGAGCACTTGgtacaataattgttttattagtttATGCTTTTGGAATTTCTGGGTTGACGATTATAGGTTTCTTTCCCTTATTAAATTCTGCCTCGGTAATTTCTTTTACTTCGTTCCCCTCaggttcctcttctggttcctctgggaATTGCGAGTCTTTCAAAAATGCATCCAACTccaggtcatcatcatcatcagttatatagatgattgatacaccttccttcgggtcatcgtcgttatcagataagtcgatgattgttacttttgctggagattcaacttcgaagtcgctgaatgtgataacgagattggtgctagaattagacatctatcacacattaactaccacattagtaatataccacataatatttacatgttataatatgtaatttccgaccaaaaatgataagcgatggttttcaaaaacaagttcggtcaaagtccagactcactaatgcatcctaacaaataccggtcagacacactaatgcagtttatggttcgctaagacctctgctctgatgccaactgaaacgactcgtccttattactataaacgcagtacgttattcattggtcccatagcgaggtatttgacctctatatgatacgttttagaaaaatattgtatTTGTTTCATAAAAagtacaccattattatacataatgcatgttttaaacaagtgggcgattaattaaaaataatccccatgatatatcggtttccaaatactacacacgtgacataacagtcgaatataatacatgacaaaggttttattgaatgcaacacttcatttaaacaaaagcatgagactccatgcacagcttgctcagatattgcaacagcggaagactttcttaaggacttgagaataaatatgcttaaacagtcaacacaaaggttggtgaaatatataggtttaaagctagcatcgatataaatatagaccacaagatttcatagtta
Proteins encoded in this region:
- the LOC139863696 gene encoding probable alpha-amylase 2, with protein sequence MDILLQGHWPFPRDKLMQGYAYILTHPGTPVVFYDHFYDFGLHDVITELIDARKRAGIHCRSPVKIYHANNDGYVAQIGDTLVMKLGHFDWNPSKEIDLDGSWQKFVDKGSDYQLWLRM